A part of Aegilops tauschii subsp. strangulata cultivar AL8/78 chromosome 2, Aet v6.0, whole genome shotgun sequence genomic DNA contains:
- the LOC109769181 gene encoding uncharacterized protein, protein MESGDEFLFHHFICSSHYSSSDDEDLVVAALVVHDHIQRQLPRYRGSLPGRAPNLNRNRERGHALLYADYFANTPLFKPDKFRCHFRMARHVFNRIREGVVPHDPYFECKTDALGKLGFSSYQKCTAAIRMLAYGIPGDLVDEYVRMSETTCLMSMYKFCQAVIEVFGMEYLRQPTATDTERLLATNAARGFRGMLGSIDCMHWEWKNCPLAWQGQYNGHVKACTIILEAVASQDLWMWYSFFGMAGSHNDINVLQRSPVFARLAEGHSPPVNFEINGHQYNKGYYLDDGIFPQWSSFVKTISNPQDEKRKRFAQMQESARKDVEHAFGVLQSWWGII, encoded by the coding sequence ATGGAAAGTGGAGATGAGTTTTTATTTCACCACTTCATTTGTTCATCGCACTATTCATCGTCGGATGATGAAGATCTTGTGGTGGCTGCACTGGTCGTTCACGACCACATTCAACGGCAGCTTCCTCGGTACAGGGGGTCACTCCCTGGCCGTGCTCCCAACCTGAACCGCAACAGGGAGAGAGGCCACGCCCTGCTCTATGCCGATTACTTTGCCAACACCCCGCTCTTCAAGCCGGATAAATTCCGTTGCCATTTTCGAATGGCAAGGCATGTGTTCAATCGTATCCGAGAGGGAGTGGTTCCTCATGACCCATACTTTGAGTGCAAGACGGATGCCCTTGGCAAGCTTGGATTCTCCTCTTACCAGAAATGCACCGCGGCCATCCGCATGCTTGCATATGGAATTCCAGGCGATCTGGTGGATGAGTATGTGCGTATGAGTGAGACAACATGTCTGATGTCAATGTACAAGTTCTGCCAGGCTGTGATCGAGGTGTTTGGCATGGAGTACTTGAGGCAGCCAACTGCCACTGATACAGAGAGATTGTTGGCGACCAACGCAGCTAGAGGCTTTCGAGgcatgcttggcagcatagattgtatgcactgggagtggaagaactgtccACTTGCTTGGCAGGGCCAGTACAATGGGCATGTCAAAGCGTGCACTATCATATTAGAAGCGGTGGCTTCGCAGGATCTTTGGATGTGGTATTCTTTCTTCGGCATGGCAGGttctcacaatgatatcaacgtgctgcaGCGTTCTCCAGTCTTCGCAAGGCTTGCAGAAGGCCACTCCCCACCTGTCAACTTTGAGATCAACGGCCACCAGTACAACAAGGGATACTATCTAGATGATGGTATATTTCCTCAGTGGTCATCTTTTGTGAAGACAATCTCGAACCCCCAAGATGAGAAGAGAAAGAGATTTGCCCAAATgcaagagagtgctagaaagGATGTGGAACATGCTTTTGGTGTGCTTCAATCCTGGTGGGGTATCATTTGA